The genomic window CCGCTGGTGTACGTGCTGTGGAACCGCCTGCTGCGCTTCGACCCGCTGGACCCGATCTGGCCCAACCGCGACCGCTTCGTGCTCTCGAATGGCCACGCGTCGATGCTGCTGTGGTCGGTGCTGCACCTCTCGGGCACGCGCGCGGTGAACGCCGAGTACGAGCGGCTGGGCGAGCTGGCAGTCACTCTCGACGACATCCGCCGCTTCCGCCAGATCGACAGTCACGCGCCGGGTCACCCGGAGTACCGCCTGGTGTCGGGCGTCGAGGCCACCACCGGCCCGCTCGGCCAGGGCGTCGCGACCAGCGTGGGCATGGCGCTCGCCGAGCGCTGGCTGGCCGCGCGCTACGACCGGCCCGACTTCCCGGTGTTCGACTACGACGTGTACGCGATCTGCGGCGACGGCGACCTGATGGAGGGCGTGAGCTCGGAAGCCGCGTCACTCGCGGGGCACCTGGGCCTGGGTCGCCTGTGCTGGATGTACGACAACAACCACATCACGAT from Myxococcota bacterium includes these protein-coding regions:
- a CDS encoding transketolase — encoded protein: MSDPLPYDATDQLAINTIRTLSIDAVQAAKSGHPGTPMALAPLVYVLWNRLLRFDPLDPIWPNRDRFVLSNGHASMLLWSVLHLSGTRAVNAEYERLGELAVTLDDIRRFRQIDSHAPGHPEYRLVSGVEATTGPLGQGVATSVGMALAERWLAARYDRPDFPVFDYDVYAICGDGDLMEGVSSEAASLAGHLGLGRLCWMYDNNHITIEGNTRLAFSEDVATRFLGYGWHVLRVSDANDTAAIERALRHF